Proteins encoded within one genomic window of Micromonospora halotolerans:
- a CDS encoding ATP-binding cassette domain-containing protein encodes MTETPQIGTPVPARARGDAVAATASTGPDPVISAQQVVRRYRRPRRSLTRPGPVVEALRGIDLDIAYGQRLGIVGESGSGKSTLIRLLAGLDRPTSGSITFAGREITRLPDRSLKFLRRDLQMVFQDPMSSLDPRMTVSDIIREPLVALGHPNPRARVAELLDAVGLPAAAAHRYPHQFSGGQRQRISIARALSPHPKVLVADEPVSALDVSVRAQVLNLLMDLVDDFSLTLIFVSHDLSVVRHLCDTVVVMHDGEIVERGPTTAIYERPTHPYTRALLAAAPTLRQALAVHAANRDRKEPQQR; translated from the coding sequence ATGACCGAAACTCCGCAGATCGGTACGCCCGTGCCGGCCCGCGCCCGCGGGGACGCGGTGGCGGCCACCGCGAGCACGGGGCCGGACCCGGTGATCAGCGCCCAGCAGGTGGTCCGCCGCTACCGGCGTCCCCGTCGCTCCCTGACCCGGCCCGGGCCGGTCGTCGAGGCGCTCCGCGGGATCGATCTCGACATCGCCTACGGGCAGCGGCTCGGCATCGTCGGCGAGTCGGGGTCGGGCAAATCGACCCTCATCCGGCTCCTCGCCGGCCTGGATCGCCCGACCTCCGGCTCCATCACCTTTGCCGGACGGGAGATCACCCGGCTGCCGGACCGGTCGCTCAAGTTCCTCCGCCGAGACCTGCAGATGGTCTTTCAGGACCCGATGAGCTCACTCGACCCCCGAATGACGGTCAGCGACATCATCAGAGAGCCCCTCGTGGCGCTGGGCCACCCCAACCCCAGGGCTCGCGTCGCGGAACTGCTCGACGCCGTCGGGCTTCCCGCGGCGGCGGCGCACCGCTACCCGCACCAGTTCTCCGGCGGACAGCGACAGCGGATCTCCATCGCCCGGGCCCTCTCGCCACATCCGAAGGTCCTCGTAGCCGACGAGCCGGTCAGCGCCCTGGACGTCTCAGTCCGGGCACAGGTCCTCAACCTGCTCATGGACCTCGTCGACGACTTCTCACTGACCCTGATCTTCGTCTCCCACGACCTCTCGGTCGTCCGGCACCTGTGCGACACCGTGGTGGTGATGCACGACGGCGAGATCGTCGAGCGCGGCCCCACCACCGCCATTTACGAGCGTCCGACCCACCCGTACACCCGGGCGTTGCTCGCCGCCGCGCCCACGCTGCGGCAGGCCCTCGCGGTCCACGCGGCGAACCGAGACCGGAAGGAGCCGCAGCAACGATGA